Below is a window of Deltaproteobacteria bacterium DNA.
GCAGGAAGACGTCGCCGGGATAGATGCCGCCGTTCCCTTCGAAGCGTTCGATGATCCGCTTGACGGCGAAACCGGCGCAGGCCGCGTGACGGATCATCGACTCCCCCACCGACAGGACGTCGCCGTTGGCCATGTAGAGGGACGCCATGTAGTCGTGCAGTTGGGTGGTGTTGACCGTTCCGCCCACGCGCTCCAGGGTGGCGCCCATCTCGCGGGTGATCTCGTGGAGCCGATGCGAGAGGATCTCGAAGGTGACGGGGTCCACCTGCCTGCCGGTCGCGTCCGTGTGGGTCGAGTCAGTGTGGGTCGAGTCCATCATCGTCCTGCCTCCCCCACGAAGATCCGGATGTTGCGGAACCCGTCGATCTCGACACGGTCCCGGGGGTTCACCACCACGGTGGTTACCGGAGTCTCGATGACCGCCGGGCCGGACAGCCCCATTCCCGGCTGCATTCGCTGGAAATCGTAGATGGCCGTGGGCGCGAATTCACCCCGTTCCTCGAAGAAGACGTTTCGCGGCGGCTTCAGCGCGTCGTCCGCGGCGGCCTTGCGCACCGGAGCCTCCTTGATGCGCGGCTTGTTCAACAGTCCCACCGCGGTGACCCGGAAGGTCAGGATCTCCTTGCCCGCTTCCCGGTAACCCGAACCCTTGCCGTAGGCCTTCTCGTAGGCATCGTCGAAGTCCTCGTAGAGCCGCTCCAGGTCGGCATCCCCGAGGACCTCCGTTCCCGGGGCCAGCGGGACGTTGAGCTCGTGGACCTGGTAGCGGTAGCGCATGTCGATGCTGCGCGTGACGGCCATGTCCGCGGGACCGAATCCCGCGGCGCCCAGGTCCGCCTCCGCTCTGCGGATCAGCTCGGCGAAGTTGTCGTTGACGCGGCCGGCGTCCGCCGGCACCTGCAAGTGATCCGACTTGCCGTACTCGTGCACCACGTCCGAGCTGATGAGCCCGGTCGCGCCGTGCACCGAGGCGGTGAGGGGGATCACCACCTCCCGGACGCCCAGATCCGCGGCGTAGCGCCCGGCGTGAACCGGCCCGGCGCCGCCGAAGGCGAACAGCACGAAGGCCCGCGGGTCGTGGCCCTTCTCCACCGTCGCCCGGCGGATGAGGTCGCTCATGTGCGCGTTGGAGATGCGGTAGATGCCCAGGGCCGCCGCCGACTCACTCATTCCCAGGGGCTCGGCGATCCTTCGCTTCACCGCCTGAAGCGCCGCCTCGCGGTCGAGCCGCATCCGGCCGCCGAGGAAATAGTCCGGGTTGAGATACCCGAGGATGAGGTCCGCGTCGGAAACCGTGGGCTCGGCGCCGCCGAGGCCGTAGCATACCGGCCCGGGGCTGGCACCCGCCCCCTCCGGTCCCACCTTGAGGAGCCCGGTCTCTTCCTCGATCCAGGCAATGCTGCCGCCCCCCGCGCCCACGGACTCGACCCAGATCTTTGGCGCCAGCACCCGGTGGCGCAGCACCACCGGCGTGTAGTCCCGCTCGACGCGCCCCTCCCGCACCACGCCCACCTTGAACGTGGTGCCGCCCATGTCCGTGGCCAGGATGTTGTCCTCGCCGATCAGCTCGCCCAGGAAGCGCGTGCCCACGACACCGGAGGCCGGCCCGGACTCGATGGTGCCGACGGCGTTCCGGCAGGTGGCCTCGATATCGAGCACGCCGCCGTAGGCCTGCATGATCATCGGCGGCTTCGCCAACCCCTTGCCTCGCAGCACCTGCTCGAGATTCACCAGATAGCTTGAGATGCGGGGGCCGATGTAGGCGTTGAAGACCGTGGTGGCGGTGCGCTCGTACTCTCCCACGAAAGGGGCGGCGGCGCTCGAAAGGGTGACGTAGACGCCCGGATGCCGGCGTCGGAGGATGTCCCCCACCGCCTTCTCGTGAGCGTCGTTGGTCACGGACCAGAGCAGGCACACGGCCACGGACTCGACGCCGCGCGCCACCAGACCGTCCAGGGCCTCGGCCGCCTGGTGCTCGTCGAGGGGCACGGTGACGGCGCCCTTGTAGTCCATGCGCTCGTTCACCTCGGCAACGAGGGAGCGGGGCACGAACGGCTCGGGCTTCTGCAGCCACGCCAGCCGGCCCGCCTCCGCCTCGGTGAGTCCGTCGGTGACCTTCCCCTGCATCATGAGCAGGGTATCGGGAAAGCCTCTCGTCGCCACGAGGCCCGTCCGGGGCCCGGAACGGGTGATCAGGGTGTTCTCGCCGATGGTGCAAGCGTGAAAGAACAGCGTGGTCTGCCGGAGCAACTCCTCCTCGTCGCCGAGGCCGAGGTTCCCTGCCGCGTCCCGCACCGCGCCCGCCGCCCCGGCGGAATAGTCCGGCGGCGTGGAAAGCGACTTGCCCACCACCATCTCGCCCTGGTCGTTGACCACGACGCAGTCGGTGAAGGTGCCGCCGATGTCTACGCCGACCATGTACCGTTGTCGGGGATCACTCATAACTATACGATATTATTGTCGTTTATACGGCTACAAACTGTGGATCACCGAGGGGTCCCGATCCTCGTCGTAAGCATACTGTAAGCGGATTCATTCCAGTCTGTGCGCGTTCCAGCGCGGCTCTGTCTCGCAACTCCTCTAACGCCGATCTGCCATCGAACGCCTTTGCCACTGCCTCTCCGTGCCGAAGAAGGTTTTCCACCCGCGACCAACCCGTGCTCACAGGTAACCTTCGACGGCGTGGCTCACTATAGCAATCGATCCCAATACCGTCATCCCATCCGACGACGCCCCCTACTACGCGGATAACTCGGCAGGATACCAGGCAACTCCGCGGGGCTGTCTCGTAGTTGACCCCGAGTAGGAAAGACTTGTATGAATCGAAACTCGCTCAAACGAAGTCAACCTGAGGGTACTTTTGGTTGACATGCGGTGGCGGCAATAGTAAATTACGTAACCAACTTGCTAACCCCCCCCGGGATCGAGCCGGAAACGGCCCCCGGGGGTTTTTTTTGAGTTCCTTATGGCTCTAGAACGCGCGGTCCTCTTCATCGACGGAAGCAACTTTTACCATGCCGCCAAAAACCTCGGGGTCGCCACAGGAGAGCTCGACTATCAGAAATTGGCCGACAAACTTGTGATGAATCGGCAACTGGCCGGTATCCGATACTACGTCGGACAGGTTTCCGGGAATCTCTCCCGGCGCTCGTCTCAACAAAAGTTTCTGAGCAGGATCCAGGGCCAAGGGGTAAAGGTTTTCACGGGCCGAATCGAGCGCAGAATGGTCTCCCCGAACGACAATCCACTGATTGTAAGGCTAAAGGACGTGGTCGCGGCCCATAAGCCCGACCTCCGTGGTTCAATTCTCGTCGAACTTGAAGCCTTGTGCACGATGTCGGTCCCGCAGTACACCGAGAAGCGAGTCGATGTCTCCATCGCCGTAGACATGGTTACAATGGCGCACAGCGGGCAATATGATGTCGCGTATCTTCTCTCCGCAGACGGAGATTTCGTCCCGGCGGTCGAGGCCGTCAAGAAATCGGGCAAAAAGGTGTTCGCGGCTTCTCCGGCCTCCGGTTACGAGCTTGGAAGAGCCGTCGACCACTTCTTTCGCCTAAGGCGGGACTGGTTTTTGGGCTTGTCCGCATAGACAGCCTCATCGTTGGCCTACAGGGTGGCCGGCTAGGTAGCCGCTACCACCGGAACTTTTCACCCGACACCGCCGACTCCTGGAAGGGATCGGCGGTGGTTGAACCAGTCGACCCATTCGAGGGTGGCGAACTCGACCGCTTCGAGATGGCGCCAGAGGCCGCGTTGACGAATCACCTCGGTCTTATACAAGCCGATGATGGACTCGGCTAGGGCATTGTCGTAGGAATCCCCGACGCGGCCCACCGACGGCTAAATCGCAGCCTCAGCCAAAGCGCTCGGTGTAGCGGATCGACAGGCACTGAGTTGAATTCACCGTTGACGAAGCCGCGCCATG
It encodes the following:
- a CDS encoding hydantoinase/oxoprolinase family protein — encoded protein: MVGVDIGGTFTDCVVVNDQGEMVVGKSLSTPPDYSAGAAGAVRDAAGNLGLGDEEELLRQTTLFFHACTIGENTLITRSGPRTGLVATRGFPDTLLMMQGKVTDGLTEAEAGRLAWLQKPEPFVPRSLVAEVNERMDYKGAVTVPLDEHQAAEALDGLVARGVESVAVCLLWSVTNDAHEKAVGDILRRRHPGVYVTLSSAAAPFVGEYERTATTVFNAYIGPRISSYLVNLEQVLRGKGLAKPPMIMQAYGGVLDIEATCRNAVGTIESGPASGVVGTRFLGELIGEDNILATDMGGTTFKVGVVREGRVERDYTPVVLRHRVLAPKIWVESVGAGGGSIAWIEEETGLLKVGPEGAGASPGPVCYGLGGAEPTVSDADLILGYLNPDYFLGGRMRLDREAALQAVKRRIAEPLGMSESAAALGIYRISNAHMSDLIRRATVEKGHDPRAFVLFAFGGAGPVHAGRYAADLGVREVVIPLTASVHGATGLISSDVVHEYGKSDHLQVPADAGRVNDNFAELIRRAEADLGAAGFGPADMAVTRSIDMRYRYQVHELNVPLAPGTEVLGDADLERLYEDFDDAYEKAYGKGSGYREAGKEILTFRVTAVGLLNKPRIKEAPVRKAAADDALKPPRNVFFEERGEFAPTAIYDFQRMQPGMGLSGPAVIETPVTTVVVNPRDRVEIDGFRNIRIFVGEAGR
- a CDS encoding NYN domain-containing protein, with translation MALERAVLFIDGSNFYHAAKNLGVATGELDYQKLADKLVMNRQLAGIRYYVGQVSGNLSRRSSQQKFLSRIQGQGVKVFTGRIERRMVSPNDNPLIVRLKDVVAAHKPDLRGSILVELEALCTMSVPQYTEKRVDVSIAVDMVTMAHSGQYDVAYLLSADGDFVPAVEAVKKSGKKVFAASPASGYELGRAVDHFFRLRRDWFLGLSA